The following coding sequences are from one Primulina eburnea isolate SZY01 chromosome 15, ASM2296580v1, whole genome shotgun sequence window:
- the LOC140814111 gene encoding mediator of RNA polymerase II transcription subunit 32-like isoform X1 — protein sequence MRTTWLCRIYMDSIVDSLSSAYQEFIAAAAGALEAKESSSGQKTPATDAALENFKQRWEMFRVYCDQAEEFVESVKQRIGSECLVDEATGFVASKAGQTVQSGLLPISAVRLEQMSKAVRWLVIELQQGSGIGGGSSHHNAAAPFDARFTEDATQ from the exons ATGCG GACGACTTGGCTCTGCAGAATTTACATGGACAGCATTGTAGATTCTCTGAGTAGTGCATATCAGGAGTTTATTGCTGCAGCTGCGGGTGCTTTGGAGGCAAAAGAAAGTTCTAGTGGCCAAAAAACTCCAGCCACTGATGCTGCGCTCGAAAACTTTAAGCAGCGGTGGGAAATGTTCAGAGTTTATTGTGATCAAGCAGAAGAATTTGTAGAATCTGTGAAGCAAAGAATAGGGTCCGAGTGCCTTGTTGATGAGGCCACTGGATTTGTTGCTAGTAAAGCAGGACAGACCGTCCAAAGTGGTCTTCTGCCTATAAGTGCTGTACGATTGGAACAAATGAGCAAAGCTGTTCGGTGGTTAGTGATTGAACTGCAACAGGGATCAGGAATCGGAGGTGGTTCATCACATCACAATGCTGCTGCTCCCTTTGATGCTAGATTTACCGAAGACGCGACTCAATAG
- the LOC140814111 gene encoding mediator of RNA polymerase II transcription subunit 32-like isoform X2 codes for MTTWLCRIYMDSIVDSLSSAYQEFIAAAAGALEAKESSSGQKTPATDAALENFKQRWEMFRVYCDQAEEFVESVKQRIGSECLVDEATGFVASKAGQTVQSGLLPISAVRLEQMSKAVRWLVIELQQGSGIGGGSSHHNAAAPFDARFTEDATQ; via the exons AT GACGACTTGGCTCTGCAGAATTTACATGGACAGCATTGTAGATTCTCTGAGTAGTGCATATCAGGAGTTTATTGCTGCAGCTGCGGGTGCTTTGGAGGCAAAAGAAAGTTCTAGTGGCCAAAAAACTCCAGCCACTGATGCTGCGCTCGAAAACTTTAAGCAGCGGTGGGAAATGTTCAGAGTTTATTGTGATCAAGCAGAAGAATTTGTAGAATCTGTGAAGCAAAGAATAGGGTCCGAGTGCCTTGTTGATGAGGCCACTGGATTTGTTGCTAGTAAAGCAGGACAGACCGTCCAAAGTGGTCTTCTGCCTATAAGTGCTGTACGATTGGAACAAATGAGCAAAGCTGTTCGGTGGTTAGTGATTGAACTGCAACAGGGATCAGGAATCGGAGGTGGTTCATCACATCACAATGCTGCTGCTCCCTTTGATGCTAGATTTACCGAAGACGCGACTCAATAG
- the LOC140814111 gene encoding mediator of RNA polymerase II transcription subunit 32-like isoform X3 yields the protein MDSIVDSLSSAYQEFIAAAAGALEAKESSSGQKTPATDAALENFKQRWEMFRVYCDQAEEFVESVKQRIGSECLVDEATGFVASKAGQTVQSGLLPISAVRLEQMSKAVRWLVIELQQGSGIGGGSSHHNAAAPFDARFTEDATQ from the coding sequence ATGGACAGCATTGTAGATTCTCTGAGTAGTGCATATCAGGAGTTTATTGCTGCAGCTGCGGGTGCTTTGGAGGCAAAAGAAAGTTCTAGTGGCCAAAAAACTCCAGCCACTGATGCTGCGCTCGAAAACTTTAAGCAGCGGTGGGAAATGTTCAGAGTTTATTGTGATCAAGCAGAAGAATTTGTAGAATCTGTGAAGCAAAGAATAGGGTCCGAGTGCCTTGTTGATGAGGCCACTGGATTTGTTGCTAGTAAAGCAGGACAGACCGTCCAAAGTGGTCTTCTGCCTATAAGTGCTGTACGATTGGAACAAATGAGCAAAGCTGTTCGGTGGTTAGTGATTGAACTGCAACAGGGATCAGGAATCGGAGGTGGTTCATCACATCACAATGCTGCTGCTCCCTTTGATGCTAGATTTACCGAAGACGCGACTCAATAG
- the LOC140815170 gene encoding uncharacterized protein has product MASDQEITRKRKINVQDFPSPRIFPSVPRDQEKEESENDLLALSLSSFPRQSSGKLSTPQHQPPPPPPPSSLWQSLPQRPWQQPPVSPHLSPAPLSFFTNPPTIIIPSETISPHFTSGASGGTTGPSRTRARRSSTSQYSPREGKSEIVPPQYPWATNRRATVYSLGYLLSKQISSISGDVHCKRCERQYSMEYDLRQKFMEIGTFIAENKSLMHDRAPKIWMNPTLPTCRYCEQENCVKPIIADKKKSINWLFLLLGQLLGCCALEQLKYFCKHTKNHRTGAKDRVLYLTYLGLCKQLDPNGPFDR; this is encoded by the coding sequence ATGGCTAGTGACCAAGAGATCACCAGAAAGAGGAAGATCAACGTCCAGGATTTTCCCAGCCCCAGGATTTTCCCTTCGGTTCCTCGTGATCAAGAAAAGGAAGAGAGTGAAAATGATCTGTTGGCTCTTTCTTTGTCCTCTTTCCCTCGCCAGAGCAGTGGTAAGCTCTCCACTCCGCAGCATCAACCACCTCCTCCCCCGCCGCCGTCGTCGCTGTGGCAGTCTCTGCCGCAGCGTCCATGGCAGCAGCCTCCGGTTTCACCGCATCTTTCACCTGCCCCGCTTTCATTCTTCACCAATCCACCGACTATTATAATCCCTTCGGAGACCATTTCTCCTCATTTCACAAGCGGAGCTTCCGGTGGGACTACCGGCCCATCGAGGACCCGCGCGAGGCGCAGCAGTACTTCCCAGTACTCCCCCCGAGAAGGGAAGAGCGAGATAGTCCCGCCGCAATACCCCTGGGCCACAAACCGCCGCGCCACTGTGTACAGCCTCGGTTACCTCCTCTCCAAGCAAATCTCCTCCATCAGCGGCGACGTGCACTGCAAGAGATGCGAGCGCCAGTACTCCATGGAGTACGATCTGCGGCAGAAATTCATGGAGATCGGGACTTTCATCGCCGAAAACAAATCCCTTATGCACGATCGAGCCCCTAAAATCTGGATGAACCCCACACTACCCACTTGCAGGTACTGCGAACAAGAGAACTGCGTGAAACCCATAATCGCAGACAAGAAGAAATCCATCAATTGGCTGTTCTTGCTTCTGGGTCAGTTGCTGGGTTGCTGCGCTCTGGAACAGCTCAAATATTTCTGCAAACACACAAAGAACCATCGCACCGGCGCTAAAGATCGTGTGCTCTATCTCACTTATCTGGGTTTGTGCAAACAGCTCGATCCAAACGGACCCTTTGATCGATGA